The nucleotide window tttatttttcattgAAATGATGATAATATTCTATTGTCTTTTTTTAACACCTcccgataatttttttttgttgcaaaaGACACCTCCCGATAATATTCTATTGTCACAACCATTTTGTTCAATTTTCCTTGTAATCACCGTTTTACCTATATATTAGGAATTGTACAATACGCGCAACTATTTTCTAATATTATCAcgtttaacattaaaaattgcATTCATCATTCCTTTTTCTCTATCAcgtttaatttatatataattggaTTTGaggaacatatatattattttacatttaatagtgtttttattaatttttttgttgattaaaaaaaattatagtgatGAAGTAGTATGATCTGTAACATCTATTCTTACGGTAGACAGATTATTAACCATAATTTTGAATTAattgatttatttaaataaaaatttaatatcatttgagaaaaaaaatccttacaaactttagacaaaaaaaatatttatataagttaataaatattttctaactTTATATAGAGGTTCACCCATTTTATGACTAACTGAGGTacaataaaagtaaaataaaaataggcTATGAAATATCGTGTTCATTTCGATAGCCAGTAATAGCCAAACTGATTGCGTTCATGCCTGATTGTGTTTACCGGGAAAAATTTGGCTGGTGCATATATATGTAAGTATATAACCACGCGATTAGATGATTCCCTAAACCTTGGCTATTATCCACGAATTAACAACCAAATGGGCACAAAAGCACACAAACTCTTACACCTCTTTTTTTGTGGTAATAAAATAATGAGAATTTTTTCATccgaaaaaaaattagtaaagaaaatatcacaatactggatttgagtgattttggtttcTGACTTTTATTTCTAGATTAGTTTTTCTAAAATTTGATTTGTAATTTCATTTGGTTCTTGGTTttgtctatatatattatatcgtttTAGTTTAAGTTTTCATaagtttaaatataaatattaattcacaaaaatatatataaagattatcaaaatttatcaacaacataattaaaaatagttaacattaagttaattttattgataaattcgaaaatatatttaattttctgtAATTGTGTTTATTAGATTTtagatatttagaaaaaaaaatttagtaattCGGAGTAGTTATTaccattctttttgttttgtcataACTGTATTCATATCTATTAAATATACATTTGTAATgagaaaagaaatataaaattgcGACACTTATTGGGATAAACTTATTATACGGTATTGATATCCAAGGAATTTCAAAGCTCTTTCGTccaatatttaatttaattttattttattttttggtcaaaaataaataaaataaaataaaatattcatttggACAACATTCTTTTGAGTTGACATAACCCTAGAGGATTCAATCATGAATTAAACaaacgataaaataataaagtattcatttgtattttgtagGATCGGCCGAAGCTACATAAGAAAAATGTCCAATCAGGTCGGACTACTGATAGACTGGTTTGGGTTAACATATATAGCGAGACAAAGATATAAAATTTGGGGGCTGAATGTGATCCCGTCTATCTCAAATCACATCCCATTCCTTAATTATCTAGATTGTTTTAACATTGAGAAATATAATTAGGTCGCACATACTGAATCTCTGGAAATCATGAACATTTCTACAGTTATATTTGTCAATTTTTTTACGGTATTACGAAATGAATGAATGATAGATTTCAGTAAAAATTGTTACTGGTAGAAATTTTGAAACCAATAGATATTATGTTATTATGCAGCAAGGACCAGTCTAGGACTACAATACAAAAATACCGAATAGTATAGCACATTTGTTTCATAAATGATTTTGCACTTTTTGCACATCTGATCATAATTCTTAAACCATCTGAGATTGTATTATCGTATCTCACATGGCGAACTACGTTACAATATATTATCACCATGTATAGTTACATTTATAGTACGTGTAGTAACACTTATTTAATTTCAATATATACATGTGCATGTGCATCTATACTAAACATACGTGAAGACAAAGAGTGATTCGTACCCATCACACGTTGCTTCGTACGTAGAGACCCATCTCTGTTATTACCTACATATGCTTCTTCAAATAGTTTTCCGTACAGTTAAACAATGCTAGCTAACTCATGACATCACAAAACCAATTAATACATGTTATCTCGAGGCTTGACCCAATTTTTTGTTCGGAAGATCAAGTTAGAGATTCGCCTACACCTCATCTATCTCTTTCtcacacacactctctctctatatatgtaGTTATAATTTAGGTATTATTGGTCagactaagtttttttttaaaaccattGGTCAGAATAATTAAGAAGcggtaaatatttaaatatgctCGAGGCCATTAAATATGTATACATTAAGTTTTATATAACTTTTTACATTCCGTGTATACAAAATTTTGGttcaaaataatatgttaataaatGTTGTAAATCATTTATATTGGATCGGACAAATGATCATCATAGCCACTAATATGTTGTAGAAGGCTTTTGTGATTTTATTTGTTGTTACTGTCAAAGATACAAAACTTGCCGACAACAACATAAACTATATCTAAGCATTTTCTTTCTATTCAGTAATTGGAAATCAATGCTACTGTATTTATTTTCTGCTAATGAGCACAAAATCTTAATTTGGCATACATACTAATTTTAAGTAGGAATGGTTAATTAAggtaatattaaatataacatttctaaTGAAAGGGTTCAACAACTTcttttaaatagattttttggAATGATTTCCTTTTCACAGTATATATTTtatctttaattatttttatttcaataatttgtgtaattttatcaaattacatataaaatacatttgtCTCCTATCATATGCAttcaacatatataaaatacatcTAATAATCTTATGAAAAGGAaatattttcatctttttaataaaaatattttaaaagtataatctaaaaagattttttttttgtacattgataattatataaattaataaattagcatagtctcaacaatattaatttataaaaaaatattgtagcaTATATCTGATCCCTTTAGGGCTTGCAAAAAGTCCATTCTTTTTGTCAATTGCTGAAATAAATactaataacaataataataataataatttgtcaaaaaatgattttttgtttcgaatcgttattttttatatattgacaCTGACATATCCGAACACGATTTTCTCACCACAAAAAACATCGTCGACGCAATCATGATTTACTTTAAGCTAGTAATACATAAATTAGCTGATTATGTATAGCAAATAAATACATATGTTGCATATAAAAGGCCCTAATCTTTTTTTATGAGAAAAGGccctaatctttttatttttgcacAAAAGAGCCTAATCCAAATCAAAGAATCtgagttatttttttaaagaaaattattgttttaaacgaagcatatattttttaagaaaaagggAAGATTAGCTGATAGAATAGTAGAGTGCAGAAAATGCAGAAGGGAAGTTTTACTGGTTAGGGGAATTCAGCTGGCATCTAACGGTCTCCATTGGATCTAGTTACTTCGTGCTTACACTtttataactatataataaatgttatatttatatatatatatatatatatatataagcaaatGGAAAatcttttttgatttttattttgaacaaaCCAACCACCAAAACCCAATTCCCTCCAATCCCCAATCCTCATAGCTAGGTTCAGGCCAAAGTAGCTGAGAGTTGTAGATGAGCTCAGATAAATTAAGGCTGTTCCAATCTCACTACACAATGTATCATATTTTAAGAACACAATCtttctctctactctctctctttctgaCCCATTTGTCCGGTTCCTATGTCCTCTCGTTGTTATCTATAATATACATTGCAAAAGCTTTATTTTTCCTTAGATTAATCACTTCCCTTGTGTATCCATAAATGGAAACATTGTTAAACGTTCACCTTTTTAATACTATCCAATAGGTTCACTCCCCCCCATAATGGTCCCTCGCATATTCTAACTCTTGTTAATATGAATTGATTTAAGATCAGTTGGCATCTGCGGTTCAGTACTATAGTTTTGATGATTTTTATTCATTCCGCACTAAAATGTAGCATAATATAAATCACAATGTTAGGTATATCAATAAAAGACATAAACAAAAATGTGGCCGAGATTATTAGATCCTAATATCTTTATTtcaactaaaatagaagaaaaaagaacaacaacaacaacaacaagcgGACAATTGGCTGACAACACATGTAGGATCCGTGGCGTTTAGACAATTCGAGACCCTACTTTCTCGACGACTTAAACAAAATAAGAGAACAAGAAAATACCCTaagagaagaaaataaataaataaaagaagcaGAAGCAGAGGGAACATGTTAAAACTCAGAGCGAGTGATGATCTTGAAACCGGTTCATTGGTAACCTAAGAGAGTGATCCAAACGCTGCCGTGAAGCGTCACCATCACGAACTTGTGGCGGTTCCAGCGGGGGCGCACGGACTATGGCGGAGCCACGGTTAGAAAAACCGGTCTGATCAATGGGTTCACCGACGCAAGTGTAGCTTGATTCCACAGGACCACCAGCCATGTAATTAACGGTTGTTGTTGTGGGAAGATTAGGGTTTGGAGAGATGCTTCTATTGCCTCGAAAGGATTGGCTGAAGTAATAATCATTCATGTTGTTGTAGGGCGAGTATTGGTTTGAAGAGTATTGATATGGTGGTTGAAGCGGTTGGGGAACCAAGTTTGTTGAGGAGCTTCCGGTATATAGCATCGGTGAAGAGTAAACCGACCGGTATATTGTTGGATCTGCGGTTTGATATCTGCCAATAATTCCAATtaattacactagcattatttATCATAAATAAGTACATTtagcaatgtttttttttcataatttgaagTCAGGATGAAGAGAGTGTGTACCCGAAAGGTGTAATTCCTGGTGGGGTTAAGGTATCGTTACGGTAGACCAATTGACGGGCTTGATTCAATGTCTCCGTCTCCCTCTCTTTAAGTTTAtagacccaaaagaaaaaaaggacaTCAAACTAAGTCTTTAATGCAATATCTACTGGTATGAAGGTATAAGCAAGTATGGGACAACAAGCATCAACCAAAGAGAAGATTTAtgaaaactgtttttttgttttgcacGAACTAAAAAGTGTGAATATAAAAGTGGATTATATGAAGCTTAGTAGACATGCCTTGTCGGTGGCGATTCATGTGGCCACCAAGAGCTTGGGATTTGCAGAACTTCAGTGAACAAAATCGACATTCATACACCTTCCCGCTCTCATCTTTCCCTTCTTTACtacctttcttctttctttgacCTAATTAGCAACAAAACATCCCACGGCTTAATATATAATTCCACCACCACACAAGTCATTTGGATTCCACGTGTGATCCAAACTTTTACCAATAGACACAATATATATTaccaatttagttatatatgccCTTAATTATGTTTTGCCTgttaatgatatatatatgtataatataacGTTGAAGTAATTAGGGTTTTCCAAGGTAAAAGTATACCAGAGGAAGAACCTTCCTCCAGGGTTTGCTTATTGCCATCTCTATAAGAATCATCTGGCAGATTGTTGAGGTCTAGGTAATTATCCTCATTCCTCCTGCCAAAAAAACTCAATAAAGAGAAGTGTGAGTTTaaagattaagaaaatgaaAGATATAATTAAGAAAGTGGTTTTGTGGGGCATATACATAGTGGGAAATGAGAGATTGGCGTGAGATAAGACTTCTCTCCAAGAGCTAGAATAATTGAGGATATATCTTATAGGGGACTTTCAGTTGGAGGCTGCACCACAAAAGGAAGAGAAAAATGAGAGTAGTAAAAGTTAAAGAAGAGAGGTTGGGAAGTTTTCTATCAGTTTATCTGCCACAAACCCtctcatttctctctctctcttctccctctGCGTGTAGAAACTAAATAAACAAAGTGGGTCTTGTGACCTTACAAAGATATAGGTAGTGTGGGCTTAAGGGGTTTTAACTAAACCAAACCAGAGTGAAAGTGTTTGTGGTTTGTgtatgtgtttgtgtgtgtgtgtgtgtgtgatgaaagagagagatgagaggGACATTTCCTGAGTGAAAGGAGATGCTAGGGCTACTAGCCTAGAACCCTATTACTGTGTAATTAATTCATGTTAAAAAGACAAActcttaatattttaaactcttttttttaagaaatcaaTGAGTTTTGGACCTTCTCTGTGTATATATCTTCATATTGAAATCAAAATCGAATACATAAATCTTCTTTCAACATGTTAAGTTAATTATCCCATTCGTAAAtcgtttatatatattttttttttaccaaaggTCTTACGGACTTTATAAATTCTCTAGGTCGAAGATCAGAGAAAGTAACTCGTCAATAATACTCAAAATTACACACATAATGGAAGGAACCCTAATTAAGTGTAAGTTACACTTgttaatataatacaaagcATCTAAAAAGAAGCAAGATAGTACTTTGTCAACAATGAATTAAATGTGGAAAGCCACATCTAGCGAATCATTGTCTCTTGATAAAGAATCTTTCATGAATAGTTTGCAGCTTCAAGATGGTCCTTGATGGACTTGTGATCCTCACTTAAACACACAGAGGAAAGAACAAGTAACTAAAAGAGAATGGATTTTATACTTTTAAGGACAATCCGAGACATGGCTAGCTCTATGGTCCTGCTGCTTTGAACATTACGTTTTGAGAAGTTTTACAATAAATATGTGTATAACAAATATAAATGTAAGAAAATAGTTAGTAATGGTCCCCCATTTATAGATGTAATGTAATGGCGATAGGCCTCTCCTGGGGCATCCacatcaaaaaaaattcaaattgttTTTTGTACCCTAGGGTTTTGCAAATGGGACATGCAAGTGTTGCTATCACATAACTAATTATTAGGGTCCTTTGTGATCTAAGTTGGATATGTATGTCCTCTTCTACATATCCTTTCCAATTGTGCTCCTAAATATTACATGCTTAATCTTTTTGttaataatatcaaatttatGTAAAACATTAGAATGATAACAAGGTTTCTCCATTCCTACCGATATTTATCTTGTGGACATCTTACAGAGTGATCGTAAGGTTAGTGTAAGATCTTAGCTATAACACTGTCCTTGAGAGGAACACCTAAAGGTGTACAAAATTCCCAGTCACGGAAGCGTGCGAGTCACGTGCCAAATGGTTCGAAGGTCAAAagactcaaaacttcaaaaactcGTGCTCTCATGCCGACCTACACGAAATAAAAAGAATGTTGTCCAAAAAGTCAGGCTTAACACACCGTTATTTCACGGCGTTATATTTATCTAATACAGTGAATGGTGACGGACTGACGGGACGGAGATTTGATCGTTCCGGTTCATCAAAGTAAAACCAATCATAGTCGACACTAGCCATCTTTGGTTTccacttatttttatcatgaGACATGCAATAACAAAAGAAATTGCAGTTAATAAATGTGTAAATCGAACAAAACTAAACTAGTTTAAAGAAGTCTAGTTGTTGAAGAATTCATATTGGCATTAGGGGACCAGAGTTTGAATCGTTCCACTATAATTTTACATACGAATGGAAATCATAAAAGTACCAAATAGCCAGAAGTGCCGAGGATTAATATGAATTTTGGTTACGTGTCCCAAGACAAATGTTACGTCGGTATAACATACATGTATACGTATAGagtacaattattatttttgtatagaGTACAAATTTGAGTCAGGTACTACTTAATTAACATGTTAATGACGGGGCACCAAAGATATCGAGGATCTTATTCATATTGAGGATGTGCATGCTACTTATGAGTGGGaacagaaccaaaaaaaaaagtagcgAGTGAGTGAGTGATGAGGAGAGAGAAGGGATCAGGTGAGAGAAGGACCACACTACTACTCCAAGACTGTCACGGCTAGTAAGCTAGGACTTGCAATCTCACCCTCTTCATGTAACATCTGCAACTCTCTTTCGGACAATCATACTTTTTACTCCTTTCTCTTACGTGGTCCTCCCCCCTCTCCCCTTTTCTTTTCAATTGGTTTTTTACCTTTTTCCTTTTACttgtttcttctctctctttttgaactttttattgtgttaaatttttttatgttaaacCTGGTCTAACCAACAATCCAAAATTTGGTTTTGTTAAATTTCTGAATTGAGAATGCGAAATAGAAGCTAATCGGCACAAACTATTTTTGTCCGGTTGAGATGATGATTACATTAGTTTCTATATTACAACTCCAAACAGGAAGAGTAATAGTCAATGAATTTATGTAgtcatgtcttttttttttttttgatcaaccaGTAGTCATGTCTTATACACCATAACGTACTAATATATAATGATCACCGTGAtcaatgtaaaataaataaaagaagtaTAAACGATAGTAAAACATAATCACAGTGCTTAGTGCTTACCAATTAGCACTATCCAATATCGTAATAATTAACTCCAAAAGAAAcgaaaatattacaaaaatcaTCGAACTATGGGAACagttagaaaaataattttaataaatactcGTCAAATTTATCAGTTTTATATTTCACTTGAATTGTTCCCAATGTACTTATTTCTCTTAGTTACTCATCAGAGGATGAAGATGTACATCTGATGAGTGTACATTTATAGGCTAAAAGTACCTAGATGCTTTAATTCCAATTTCCATAATAtttaactataatatatatctaGATTTTTATGTTACAAATATGCTGGCTTtcatataactatatataactatatatatatatataatagaatcttctctttgttttcttctttttgtcacgaaaataataatataatagaattctctaaaacatttaaaacTGATATCCTAGTCATTTTTATACACTCTGGGAATTGTTTAATTTGGGGTTAGATCAAAGACAGCTAATTTTATCATGGATCCAGAATTAACTTCGATTCAAAATTAAACTTAGTTTCAATATATACCATCCCCTCCCCTAAACTTGATTTTGGCAACTTTCAGGATACTGCTCAAAATAACTAGAACTGCTCATTTGGTGATTCTGTAAAGATGTATGCATCCCATATCTTAGATTTGATCCTCTCCATTCGTAGCATTTTACTAAAGGTGgacaaaaaaaccgaaccgagtCAAACCGAACCAACGAAACCAAAACCTAtcgaaaccaaaccaaagtttATTATCAAATAGTTTGGTTTAAGATTTTCTCAACCCAAACAATCCGAACCGAATCAAGAAAtcaatatgtttttattattatttgaattaAACATACTAACAATATACAATAATACTAAAATCCTAACACTAAATTCACTTTTAACTTTATTAACgatgttgtattttttaaattttctatctACTAATTTAGTTAACATTCGTTTGATTGTGTTCTTATAAACTCTTTGTgtggtttttaaatatttttgtttcagttttatattagaTCTAATTTACATAGTTTAAGAAGCATTATTAAcg belongs to Brassica rapa cultivar Chiifu-401-42 chromosome A07, CAAS_Brap_v3.01, whole genome shotgun sequence and includes:
- the LOC103831260 gene encoding zinc finger protein JAGGED — protein: MRNEDNYLDLNNLPDDSYRDGNKQTLEEGSSSGQRKKKGSKEGKDESGKVYECRFCSLKFCKSQALGGHMNRHRQERETETLNQARQLVYRNDTLTPPGITPFGYQTADPTIYRSVYSSPMLYTGSSSTNLVPQPLQPPYQYSSNQYSPYNNMNDYYFSQSFRGNRSISPNPNLPTTTTVNYMAGGPVESSYTCVGEPIDQTGFSNRGSAIVRAPPLEPPQVRDGDASRQRLDHSLRLPMNRFQDHHSL